The sequence GCTGAAAAACGCAAATACAAATCTCGTGCCCGCGTCCCTCATAAATCTCGGAACACCCTGCACCACAGGGTTCTCCATCACGCCGCAGCTCTCCGCCACCGCGCTTTTTAATTGATCGGTCTTTGTCTTTTCCTTAAGCTGCGTCATAACCTTATCAAGGATCGCTTCAAATGTCAAATACGTATCGGTGGGGATGGTGATATTGACGATACAAAAGAAATTCCGCAGCGTCTTCGATGGGAAAACGCTCCGCAAGTTCACCGGCACGGAAATGACAATCGGCTCCTCGTCGATCCCCTCACGCACTTCCTCATGATAAATGGAATAAACGGCCAGCGCGGTCAAATATGCCGTAATCGTCGCGGCGCGGCGTTTCGCTTCCCTTTTTAACGCCTCTACGCTCACCGTTCCCTGCACCACATTATGCCCGTACGGTTCAAATACCGTTCCCTTGACCTTAAATGCCGCCGGCGCCTTTACAATCTTTTTTTTATGCGCCGGATCGTGATAGCGCAAAAGAGCGTCTTCCGCTTCCTCCGCCGTTGGCTCGTCCTCCGGCAACAGCACCATCCCCTGCGGATCAATCTTTTTTCCCTGCAGCCGGAAATACGCAAGCAGCAGCGTCTTTAAAAATTCTACCGCGCCCGTACCGTCTGCCAGCGCGTGAAACATCTCAAGCGAGATTCTCTTTTCATGGTAGAGGATACGGAACAGGTAGCCGTTGTTCTCGCCCTCGCCGATCATACCGCATGGGTAATCCCGCTCCCTAAAAATACGGAACGGCTCGCCTACCTGTTCAAAATGCTGGTCAAACGCGGTGGAAGCAAGCTTCACCGTAAACACCGGAAACCGCTTTAAAATGCTATCCACCGCCTGTTGCAGCAGGCCGCCATCTATCTCTTGCGTCAATACCGCTGCAATCCGGTAGATAGACGTATTTGTTTTTCTGGTCACGGGCGGAAACAGGGTCGCCGCCGTATCCAGTTTATATTCGGTGTTCATAGAACCTCGTTTTCTTGTTTCATCGCCCACATAGGATCTTAGGCGTACCTTGGCAAATGGGAGAGGATTTTCTCATCCTCTCCCATTTTACCATGTCCGTCGTACGGAACTTATAAAGAATTCTTAAAATATCATTAAATTTTTACCTGTTGATGATGTCGAGCGATCCCGATACCGTATTAATATTGAGTTCTATCCCGCCGTTCCCGTACTGGTCGTTCTTCATCGCGAAGTCGTTTCTGGTGCTGCCCGATACCGTATCATACGACAACGTAAAGCCGTCGTTTTCCGGAAGGATGATCTCTACCGCGCCCGAGATCGTATCCGCTGAGATTTCTTCCAGCTTGTCCGCGTTGCCGCATGCAAAACGAACCGCACCGCTTGTCGTATCCGCGGACATTTTCCCTGCCTTTTCCGTCGTTACCGTTACCGAACCGGATGTGCTTGAAATATCCGTATCCAGGAAAGTTCCCTGTGCCGAAATCGCGCCCGAGACCGTATCCGCGCGGAAAGTATCCGCAGAAATGCCGTTTACCTCAATGCTTCCGCTCGTACTGTCGGTTTTCATTTCTCCAAATATACCGTTGCTTAGGGCGATCATACCGGACGTCGTATCAAACACCCCTCGTTTCGCGCCGACTCCCCGCGAGGTAATGGAACCGGAAACCGTGCTAACCTCGAGCGTTCCCGCATAGTCCTTAGGTATATAAAGCGTCACCTTGATGTCCTTGCTCTTGCCCCAGTCTGTAAAGATCGTGCGTTTCACGCGGCCACTCTGCACGAGCAGTTCGCCGTTCTTGGTACCATAGTGCATAATGTCTTCTTCGTCAAGCTGCTTATTGCTCGTTTGTTCCGCGCGGATCATCGCATCGTCCGAAAGAACGACTTCCACGCGTTCTTCCACAAACTGTAAGGAGATTCTCTTAATGCCGTTGCTGTCTTTTTCAAAATTTGTACTTGTTTGCGCGTCGTCCGGCAATTGGTCAAAGAAGCCGTTTAAGTTGATTCCCACATTGGAAAACACATTTGATACGCCCGACCATGCGTTGTTCCACCACGTACCGCCGATGATTCCCCAAACCAGGATAACCGTGAGGATCACGGCAATCACCGTCCAAATTACGATTTTACCTATTTTACTCATATCCTTGCTCCCTTATTTTACGTTGACCTTGACGATCTGCTGGATTGCCGCTCCGATCAGAAAAATCACCCAGCTCAGCGCCCACGCTCCTGTTGTAAAGCTAATCAAAAAGTATAATACCACGATTGCAATCCACATTGCGCTCGTATAGGCCGAAATTTTCTGGTCGCGTGTCTGCGTCTCGTTCTGCGTCATGGTTGCAGCCTTTATAATTTGCTCCGTTGCCGCGCCGATCAAAAAGATGATCCAGGTAATATACCACGCGCCCGTTCCAAAGCTGATCAGAAAATATGCCGCGACTACAATCAGCCAAAACGCGCTCTGATATGCCTTACATTTCTCCCTTTGCTGCTTTTCATCCATTGTAATCACCTCTTATTTCCTGGCAGATACCTTGATGATCTGTTCCACCGCCGCCGCGATCAGGAAGATGATCCAGGTAATGTACCAGGCCATCGTCAGAAAGCTTAAGATAAAGTAAAGCGCTACCACCAACGACCAGAACGCGCCCAGGTAGGCCGAGCGTTTTTCATTCTTCGTCTTGTTCTCTACCTGCCATTGTTTAAAGTCCTCAACCATCGTATCGTCCATTTTTTCATATTTGGGCCGCATGGAGCTGTTGTAAACCAACAATCCTGTCGCAATGGCGATCAGCGCAAACATCAGCGTAAGGCCGATAACCGGCTGGCCGGACGTTCCCATAATGATAATTGTCACCGGTGACAAAATATAAAGCGCGACCGCGATCGCCACCAGCTTTGCCGATTTCCTGCGTTCCTCTTCCGTCTTTTGTTTGTCCGCAGGACTGTAATCGCTTGCGCTTGCAATCAATTCGTCTACATCTCCCACGCTGCTCTTTACGACCTCATACGCTTCTTGCTCCGTCGCGCCCGACTCGATCAGGTCGTAATATTTTTCTTTCAGGTTCATAAAGATTTCCTGACGCAGCTCGATCATCTTTTTTGTCTTGGGCGCATCCGCAAACAGGTTTTCCACATATTGGCGTAAATTTTCTTCCATTTTTTGATCCTCCCGTTATGATTCCATACAAATTAATTATTATATCAGGCTGTCGATCAGTTTTTTCGTCTTTGCCCAATCTTCCTTGTTTGTCTCATAAAGCGCCCGTCCAAGCGGTGTCACCCGATAATACCGCCTGCGCGCGCCTGTTGTCTCGTCTCCCCAGTAGGATTCTATCATCCCCGCGTTTTCCAGCCTGCGGAATGCGGAATAAAGCGTCGCTTCCTTCAGCTCGTATTCCCCCAGCGTCGTCTGCTGGATCGATTTATTGATTTCATATCCATAACTGTCTTTTTTGAGCAGTTGCGCCAGTATGATCGTCTCCGTATGCCCACGGATCAAATCTGATGTTAAGGACATTAGGTATTGCCTCCTCTCCATATATCTCACTTTTCAATTTACATTGTATTATCATATACCTCGCCTGTCAATGTATATTTCAAAAAAAGATATTGTTTCTCTCTTGACATTGCTTTCACGCTATATTAACATAACAATTCAGGCTCTAAACACAAAAACACTTTAGGCAAAGGGAGGCGACGGACTTTGACACAGGAGAATAAAACAACGGCTGCCGCAAAACAGCCGGATCTTAAATACGCCGGCTGGCAGAGGAAAGTCATACTATTTTTATCCGGACAGACCGTTTCGTTGTTCGGTTCTTCCCTTGTCCAGTTTGCCATCGTCTGGTATATCACGCTTTCCACACAATCCGGAAGTATCATGACGATCTCTTCCATCTGCGCGTTCGCACCACAGGTGGTGATTTCACTTTTTTCAGGCGTATGGGCGGACCGTTATAACCGCCGCATCCTCATCATCGGGGCGGACGCCATGGTCGCGAGCGCGACCTTTATTCTCGCGCTCTTTTTCCTGACTGGCCACGACGACCTGTGGATGATTTTTCTGGTTTCCGCGGTACGTTCCGTGGGCGCAGGCATCCAAACGCCGGCGGTCAATGCTTTCCTGCCCCAGATCGTTCCGCAGGAAAAGCTGACGCGTATCGGCGGGATTAACGGCAGCCTGCAGTCAGTTATGTTTATTTTATCACCGGCAGCCGCAGGCGCCCTTCTTTCCTTTACCGAGCTGGAATATACTTTCTTCATTGACGTAGGCACCGCCGCGATCGCGATCGTCATTATGTTCTGCCTAAAGGTGCCCGCGCATGAAAAAGCACGGCTTAAACAAAAGGGCGGTTATTTCGACGACCTTAAGGCCGGCCTCAAATACGTGCTGGGGAGCGGATTTTTCCGCGCGTACTTTATCTTTTATGCGCTGTTTTTCATCCTTATTGTTCCGGCAGCTCAGCTCACGCCGCTCATGGTCTCCCGCACTTTTGGCGACGAATACTGGCGGCTTTCCGCTACGGAGATCGCCTTTTCCGTCGGCGGCGTTGTCGGCGGTATCGTCATTTCCGTATGGGGCGGCTTCAAAAACCGTATGCATTCCATCGCGCTTTGCTGCATACTCTTCGGTATTTTCACCGCTCTTGTAGGCATTGTGCCCGGCTTTATCGTATTTCTGGTGCTGATGTTTTTCACCGGAACCACCGTGCCTCTGTTCACTACCCCCTCAATGGTACTGCTCCAGGAGCAGGTCGACCCGAATATGCAGGGCCGCGTGTTCAGCCTCACGCAAATCGTCATGACGGCCATGATGCCGCTTGGCATGGCTTTCTTCGGCCCCCTTGCCGACCAGGTACGCATCGAGACGCTGATGGTCATCACCGGTATTTGCGGCGCGATCGTAGGCGTGCTCATCTTCTTCAACAAGCACTTCAAGCACGGCCTGATTACGGAATAGGCTTTTTGTTTAGAAATACTTATGAATCTTAGTACAGAAGAGGCGAATATCAATGGATCTTAGCTACCGTCTCGGATACCGCGCAATCAAGACAGCGATCGCTGTCTTTGTCTGCCTGCTGCTCGGCTACCTCCTTAACCGGACCGCCGCCTTTGCAGTCATCGCGGCTATCCTGTGTATCCAGCCCACATACGATAAATCAAAGCATACGGGGCTGCACCGTATCTTAGGAACGATCCTCGGCTCCCTGTTCAGCTTTGTACCCTTAGAGCTTGCGACCATCATTCCCCAGTCCGCCGAGTACTTGTTCTTGCTGATCTTGCCCGGCATGATTCTTTTACTGATTTTCGTCTGCAACATTCTGGGTATCAAGGATTCCGTCGGTCCAAGCTGCGTGATCTTCATGGCCATCGTTCTTCTGCATGCTGGCACCACGCTCGATACGCTCCCCTATGTATTGACGCGGACGGCAGAGACGGTCGCGGGCGTGCTGGTCGCGCTGCCCATCAACCGTTTCCTGTTCAATCCCCGGGAACTGACGTCCTGCGGGAGCGACGACAAATAATTCCTTACGACCAATGGGCGCGGGCGAATGGCACGTCCTCAAAACCATATTGCCTGATTTTACAGGCAAACGCGTGCTCGACCTTGGCTGCGGTTTTGGCTGGCACTGGCAGCAAGGACTGGTATTATGACGGCTAGGGGAATATCGCGCACTGGCCGGTCGACCGTTACTTTACCGTGGGAAAGCGTAATACTCTGTTTTTAGGCGAACAGGTCGTAAAATACCATAAAACATTAACCACCTACCTGAACACCTTGCTGACATCGGGTTTTACGATTACCGGCCTCATATAGCCGCAGCCAAGCAAGGAGATGCTCGATACCGTACCGAACATGGAAGACGAACTGCGCCGCCCGATGATGCTGCTCGTATTGGCGGAGAAAAAATAAAAAATATCAAAAAGACGAGGCTGTCTGCCTCGTCTTTTTTAAACTAAAGCCGTACACCTCACTTTGAATTTACTCTCATGAGAGGAACTCATATCGCTGACTCAGAACAGGCACGCCTGCGGCACACGCGGCAATTTGCTTACTGCTGCTTCCGTCAGGACCTGACAGGGTTCACAACGCAACGTTGCACAGGACCCATCCATCAACATCAAACGACATGTTCCATACCTTACAAGAGAAACCCTCGGTGAGGAATTCAACCCCGCTATAGCGGCTTGCGGGTTACAGGACACCGCTAACTCCCCGTCTAGTACGGCAAACTAAAAAACAATTTTTTACAGCCCACGGAAAATACATTCCTCGCGGCCCGCGCCAACGCCGATCATTTTGACCGGAACGCCGGTATGCTGCTCGATGAACTCCACATATGCTTTCGCCGCATCCGGCAGGTCCTCGTACTTGCGGATATGCGAGAGGTCGGATGTCCATCCATCAAATTCCTTATAAACCGGCCTTGCCTTGCTGAGTGTTTCCAGCGACGCCGGATAAGTATTTACTATTTTACCATCAATGTCATACCCAGTGCAAATAAAAACTTTATTAAATCCGCCGAGCGTATCCATGCGCGACAGTGCAAAGCCGGTAATACCGCTTGTTTTTGCGGCAAAATCGACAATTACAAGGTCCAGCCACCCGCAACGGCGCGGTCTTCCCGTCACCGTTCCGAATTCGTTCCCCTTTTTGCGGATCTCGTCTCCCGTGGCGTCATGAAGCTCTGTCACAAACGGACCCTCGCCTACGCGCGTCGTATACGCTTTGACTACGCCGATGACGTCCGTAATTACCTGCGGTCCCACGCCCGCGCCCGAGCCGACGCCGCCCGTATTGGGATGCGAGGATGTCACATACGGGTATGTGCCGAAATCAATATCGAGCAGCATGCCCTGCGCGCCCTCGAACAACAGCGTTTTGCCCGCATCATGGTATTCGTGCAAAAGCGAAACGCTGTCACACACAAACGGCTTGAAATATTTTGCATACGCGCGGAACTCTTCCAGGATCTCTTCATAATTTAAAGGCTCACCGCCATAAACTTTGGTAATGATCTCGTTTTTATCTTCCACACATTTTTTCAGCTTCGCAGGAAAACTTTCTTCGTCCATCAGGTCACACATGCGCAGGCCTACGCGCCCCGTCTTGTCCATATAGCACGGACCGATACCGTTGCCCGTCGTACCGATCTTAAAATCGCCCAGCTTTTTCTCATTGAGTTCGTCAAGCACCCTGTGGTACGGCATAATCAGATGCGCGCGGTCGCTCACGTAAAGGTTCTCCACCGAAACGCCCCGCTCCGCAAGATATTCGATCTCCGTTTTGAGCGCTTTTAAATCCACGACCACACCGTTGGCGATCACGCACGGCTTTCCCTTTGAAAGGATACCCGACGGAATCAGGCGCAGCTTATATGTCACGCCGTCTGCAACCACGGTATGTCCCGCGTTGTTTCCGCCCTGATAACGCACCACCATATCCGCTTTGGATGCGAGATAGTCAACAAATCTTCCTTTTCCCTCGTCGCCCCACTGAGCGCCGAAAACTACGATACCGGCCATTTCAGTTCACTCCTGTCCCGTTTAAAATTTATTGGCAGCGTCAAAGCGCGAACCTCTTCCCTGAAACAAAAAAAATACCGCTGGGAACATAACGCCCCCTTGCGATATCCTATTTTAGTGTAACAAAAAAAATATATATCCGTCAACTTTTTTTCATTTACAGCAGCTTTTTTCCGCCAGGCCCCGATTCGCGGTTGCTTTTTCCTCTCATAAATAATATGATAACAGTAGATAAAACATACAGCGCGCCGCGATCCTTTTCCAGCATTTATCCCATTGATCTTTCGCGGCGGATGAAAGGGGCTTCCATGAAAAAAAGAATCATCTTAATCTGCCTGGTCCTTGTTTTTGCCGTGTCGCTGATTTCCTGCGCCGCAGCAATTACTTTCCAGACATCCGGCGCCCAGTACGAGGTCGTCGAGATGAAAACTGCGGAACAATCAAATAACCTTACTGCGTCGGGCGGCAATACGCTTTTCGTTATGGTCCTGAGCGCAGACGACAAAACCCTCGACGACGCCCAAAACGCTTTTTTAAGTGTGGACGGTGCCCCCGCGTCCGTATCGGACGGTTCCGGAAGCTATGAATGCAGGGAAATGTCCTTTAAAACGGACGGCAGCAGGGTGCAGATAGAATTGGTGTTCGAGGTCCCCGCATCCTTTGCGCAAGTAAAGGACTTCACGCTGTCCGGCAACGGCTTTGGCCCTGTGAGCCTGAAAAAATAGCGCTTGTAAAAGCAAAGAACCACGGATGATACCGTGGTTCTTTTTTTGTAAAACCGTAAATCATCACATATGGAAGCGTTTTTGCATTTCCACTTTCAAATACCGCAGGGCAAACCGCAATATCCCCAGTATCGTGATCCCGCTGGCAAATGTGGAAAGCGCCATCAGGAAAAACGATTGCCTGACTCCCACCAGATATAAAACAAGCGGGATAAATCCCAGGGCCACAAAGAGGATCGCGTACATCAGGTTGCCGCGCCAATGGGATTTGTGGTTGTAGGAATAAATATCGATATACGCGATGCCCAGCGCTAAAATGAGCGGCAGCATGTATTGGTACGACCAGCCCGTCCTGCCGCCAACAAAATCAAAGGCCATGAACATGGCGATAAGCGTAACCATCTGCAGCAGCACCTTGATCCCCGCGAACCAGTCGGAAAGAATCGTTCCCTTAACCAGCACCCAGGCGTAAAGCGTGGGCGCAGCCACCGCTAAAAACCATGGCCTGCCGTCCCAGGTAAAAATATTGATGGCGATACAAAGGATAATTACCACAAACGTCGCCAGCAGCAAATAGTCCATGACCAGACTGTGGCGGTCGACATACCGCCGGCGCGAAACCTGCGGGTATAATTCGTTTTCATCTGGTGTTTCAGTGAGTTTTTTTCCGCAGAGCGGGCAGTTCCCGTAGCAGTTGTCCACATATACGCAGCATTCGTCGCAGAAATTCATTTTGTGCTCCATGTGTTTCCCCTCACTTCCACATCCATTCCCAGCGTCTTTGAGAAATGCTCGAAAAAGCAGCGCGTAATATCTGTCTCCTGGATGCCGCGCGCAAGCGTGACCACCATTTTGTCCTGATAAGAGACCACAACGCAGTTCATCGGGTTCATTTCGCTTACCCCAAGCGCATAATATACCTGCTTAATATGCTTTTCCATCGTCTTTGGGAACCGTGCCGTGCGCAGGTTGGAAAGGACCGCCGTATACGCCCCTTCCCCATAGGATTTATAGCTGCTCGAAACGACGATGTTTTTCATGAAAAGCGGTGTCATCCGGATAAACGGATTTTGCTCATACTTCACATTCTTGTTGATATTGGCGGAAATCCGTTCCT comes from Christensenellaceae bacterium and encodes:
- a CDS encoding PadR family transcriptional regulator — its product is MSLTSDLIRGHTETIILAQLLKKDSYGYEINKSIQQTTLGEYELKEATLYSAFRRLENAGMIESYWGDETTGARRRYYRVTPLGRALYETNKEDWAKTKKLIDSLI
- a CDS encoding MFS transporter, whose amino-acid sequence is MTQENKTTAAAKQPDLKYAGWQRKVILFLSGQTVSLFGSSLVQFAIVWYITLSTQSGSIMTISSICAFAPQVVISLFSGVWADRYNRRILIIGADAMVASATFILALFFLTGHDDLWMIFLVSAVRSVGAGIQTPAVNAFLPQIVPQEKLTRIGGINGSLQSVMFILSPAAAGALLSFTELEYTFFIDVGTAAIAIVIMFCLKVPAHEKARLKQKGGYFDDLKAGLKYVLGSGFFRAYFIFYALFFILIVPAAQLTPLMVSRTFGDEYWRLSATEIAFSVGGVVGGIVISVWGGFKNRMHSIALCCILFGIFTALVGIVPGFIVFLVLMFFTGTTVPLFTTPSMVLLQEQVDPNMQGRVFSLTQIVMTAMMPLGMAFFGPLADQVRIETLMVITGICGAIVGVLIFFNKHFKHGLITE
- a CDS encoding adenylosuccinate synthetase, translating into MAGIVVFGAQWGDEGKGRFVDYLASKADMVVRYQGGNNAGHTVVADGVTYKLRLIPSGILSKGKPCVIANGVVVDLKALKTEIEYLAERGVSVENLYVSDRAHLIMPYHRVLDELNEKKLGDFKIGTTGNGIGPCYMDKTGRVGLRMCDLMDEESFPAKLKKCVEDKNEIITKVYGGEPLNYEEILEEFRAYAKYFKPFVCDSVSLLHEYHDAGKTLLFEGAQGMLLDIDFGTYPYVTSSHPNTGGVGSGAGVGPQVITDVIGVVKAYTTRVGEGPFVTELHDATGDEIRKKGNEFGTVTGRPRRCGWLDLVIVDFAAKTSGITGFALSRMDTLGGFNKVFICTGYDIDGKIVNTYPASLETLSKARPVYKEFDGWTSDLSHIRKYEDLPDAAKAYVEFIEQHTGVPVKMIGVGAGREECIFRGL